One Bythopirellula goksoeyrii genomic window, ATCGGTGAAAGATGCGCTGAGCGAGACCCCCCATCCCGATCCCGAGTTCATTTCCAACGCCAAACTATTAGCCCCATTTGTAACACCAGTGGTCGATTGACTGTGGCTGATGTAGATGGAGTTTTCAGTTTCAGCCACGTAGTCGTTTTGCGTTGACCAATCACTAATCCCCCCGACTCCCTCGAACGAGTCGAGCAGGATAGGATCAGGCAAGAACTGGCCAAAAGTATTCTCTGTGCTTAGGTAGGATGTGCACGCTACGGCGACTGCAAGAATGAATCTTGAAGTCATCAGAAAAGTTTTCATAGATAGGTTTCTCCATTTCATTTGAAGTAGCTCCAGTTCTCAATGGTCCCTTGATGACGATTACTTGAGGCTTTAACGAAGTGCATCAGACATGGGAATAGTACAGGTTTTCAAGGACCGTCGATCCTCTAGAGAAGTAAATTAGTCTTGGAATTGTGTATGTGAAAAGTAACCGCTGCTGAATCAAGAGCAAAGAAAAATAAGACTTATTGAAAGCGACATACCGACGATAAGCAAAAAGAACCAATTGAGGAAAACAGTAGTCAATCCAGTTGGTCAACTACTTTACCTGTTTCAGTTTAATCTCCTAGCGGAATGGTTGTCTACTGTTTTGCGAACTCAAATCTGAGTTTTTTTACAATTGCCAGTGTTTGAGCTAAGTTTCCAGCAATCCCAAGCAGTCCATTGCTAGAATTCTAGATCGACGATTTGGCCGTCGTTTCGCGCACCCAACCGATTTAGCAACTCGACATCGACATCGAAGGACAAGGAGTGGCAGGACCCATCTGCAAAAACTGCATTGAAAGTCCCCGGATGCGCGGAACCGAAATACCAGAGATCTACTGCTCGACCAAACATATTGCTATTGGTAGGGCTCAATACGAAAGCATCGGAGTCTCCGTACGGTGCAAAGCATGTCGAGCGTACCGTGTCGGGGTCCCAACCATCAGTCCAGCCTTTGTCGTCCGAGTACCCACCCCCATCGTATTGATTGCTGGGAACAAGCTTTTCCCCGATGACCAAAGTGTTGCTTAGCCCATCAGTGACGGCCTCAAATCCTATCTCGGCCTGGTTGTTCAATCCATAGGCGCGTGAGCGAGCCAATGCGTTTGTGTGATTTCCCCAATCATGCCTCCAGCGGGTCCGCACGATTGCACCATCATAAACCGAGTTGTCAGGACCGCCGCTACCACCACCCGCACGTCCTCGAAAAAACGACCAACCGTTGTTATTTGCGGGAGGAGTGGCGCTGCCGTGATGCGCGGCTTGAATCTGCGGGGTCAGCGGGACCGAGTCGCGCGGGTTGAATCTCTGTTCGCATGTTGGCGTTTTGCACGTGCAAGGGGTTGCCGTTGCATAGTCAATCAGTGCAACGGGCTGTCCTAGAATGCTTGCCTCCTGGGCCTCAGTGATTGTGGCGCCACGGCGAGAGGGGCAGTAGTAGAGAGTGACGGTGGTTGCCTGTAGTGCCGAAGTATTATTCAGACCATGCAATGCATTCTGTTCCAAGTAGGGCAGGATCTGATAGAAGGCTGAGAGCCCCTGTCTTTCGGGTCCATTTGGTTTGCCGTCAGGACTTCGATAAGGTGTTACATAGTCTTCTATCTCGGGGAAAATGCCGTCTCCTCCCGTAGGGAGCACGCCTTGCGCATCGACGAGATTGTGGACAGCGATTCCCATTTGCTTGAGCTTATTGATGCAATCCATGCGCCGCGCCGATTCCCTTGCCGCCTGAATCGCGGGCAACAGCAATGCGACCAGCACGCCGATAATGGCAATCACGACGAGCAATTCTACTAAGGTAAAGCCAAACTTCGAACGCTTGTATTTAGCCATAAGAAGACCCTTTGAAAATAAGATTTGAGGTCAAGTTCGCCTAATTGATAAGTTGAATTTTACTGCGTTGAGCCGAAATAAGACGGAATTTCTCCCTGTGAGATTTCTGTCACACCTCCGCGAGTATTGGTGGCAAGTAATCTTCCCGATTCACCAACGGCCTCATGGGCAACTACAGGATACCCACTTTCATCAGCAGGTGGCATCTCGGATCCGTAGAAAATGACCAGCGGTTGGTTGTCTCTAGGTGAAGTAAATAATTGATCGACACTATTTAAGCCTCGGATTCGGTCCTTACGTGTTTCCAAGAAATCGACCAGTTCCTCTTTGTTAGAGGGAGGTTTTTCTCCATGTTCAGCAGCAAAGTTGCCATACTCGACTCCCATCACCTTCAAAACGCCTCGTGCAGCACTCGTATTGTCTGAGGGGCTCGTCGAATGGCTACAGCCTAGAATATGCCCCAACAGACATAGTCCAGCTATTGCGAAAACGAAACGTGAGACATTTCGATTGGACATCACGACTTACCGCATCTAAGCGAGGGAGAAGAAAGACGAAAAAGTAACATCGCTGTGAAAAAAAGGTTTCAACGACGTCGACAAGCCAACGACCGCAGGCGAAAATCGGGAGCTGTCGCCGCTTGATTAAAGTACTTTAGCAGGTTAGTCTCAAAATGTAAAGAGGCCGATTATGGGTTCGCCACGAAAACTGCAAAGTCAAAATACAAGGAATTGCAAATGCCCAATTTCCAAGGACCAATGACCAAAACAGTCAAGATTCCTGCCGAAATTGGTCCTTGGAAATTGTACATTGGTCATTTTCCTTCCAATGCCGACTTACTTTGCAGTTCTCCTGTATGGATTCGCTGGGTGGTTCCTAGTGGGCTCAGCAACTGGCATTATTGGTACACAATGTCGTAGTTCGACTATAATGACAGGGGGTCTAGCGTACCTTTACGCAAGTGTTTTCTCGACGATTTTGCTTCTTTTCTCACCGGCTATGTCACACTTGCGTAAACCAAGTATCTGTTTGTTCTCCTCTAACGCGATCTGGCTGATCTGCGCCGTTTCATTCCCGGCCTCGAACCCCTGTTCTGCCCAAACTTTTACTTTGGTTACGGAAGCTGCCGGAATCAACCATGATGCGACCGCTCCAGGTTCACCGCAGGCTCCTACATTTGCTCAGGTCCAGGCGGGTGGGGCCGCCGCGGGTGATTTCGACGGTGACGGTTGGGTCGATCTCTATGTGACCCGCTACTTCGACAAGGACGTCCTGTATCGCAATAACAGAGATGGGACCTTTGTTGACGTCTCCTCCACCGTGTTTCTCGGCGGAATCGAAGACGTAGAGACAAATGGTGCAACGTGGGGTGATATCGACAATGATGGCGATCTCGATTTGGCTGTAGCAACAATGAATGAAGGCCGTCACCGGCTGTACATCAACGATGGCCTAGGGCATCTTGCCGAGCAGGGTTCATCTCGAGGACTTTTGATCGATGGGGGAGCGGTCAATACTCGAGGCACGAGTTTTTCTATGGGGGATTACGACAACGACGGCTATCTGGACATGTACGTCACCGCGTGGAAAGATTTTGTACCGAGCGCAACTCCACTTCAAGCCAGACTGTTCCGCAACGAAGGTGCCGCGAATCCAGGGCATTTTGTCGATGTAACCAGTTCTGCGGGGGTCGCAGTCGATATCACGTCAGGTGTTCACGCCGGCAAGGAACTCTCCTTCACACCGCGATTTTCAGATCTGGATCGAGATGGCCATCTCGACATAGCGGTCATTGCCGATGGCAAAGCTTCACGTGTTTTTTGGAATCAGGGCGATGGTACCTTCGCAGACGGAACTGCCGTCGCAGGTATCAATACGGGTACCAACGATATGGGCTTCACGCTTGGTGACTTCAACGGCGATGGCCTGCTCGACTGGTTTGCCACTTCGATTGGCTTCGATACGGGGACACATCCCTCAGGGAATCGGCTGTTTTTAAATAATGGCAACCGCACATTTAGCGATGCAACGGATGCAGCCGGAGTGCGCGAAGGGGGCTGGGGATGGGCCGCTGACGCCTTTGATTTTGACAACGATGGCGACCTGGACATCGCTCACAGCAACGGTATGACGATTGCATTTCCATTTCAGAACCAGTCGGTCTTCTTTCGCAACGACGGAGATCGTGAGCAGCCGCAGCTAGTTGATGTCGCGACTCAGGTAGGAATCACCGATCAGGAGCAGGGGCGCGGATTGCTTACTTTCGACTACGATCGTGACGGCGATCTCGATATGTTTGTTGTCAACTACAGTGGCCCACCCATGCTCTATCGCAACGATGGGGGGAATGTCCAGGATTGGCTTGATGTACGTACGGTCGGTGATACATCAAATCGAGGCGGAGTCGGTGCTTATCTCACGGTGACTCCCGATCTTTCGGAGCCGGATGTTTTCTATGTCCGCGAGATGAATGCCAATAGCAATTACTTGGCGCAGAGCGAAATGATGGCCCATTTTGGACTTGGTGACGTGGAGACCATCGACCAAGTGACTGTCCAGTGGCCCAGCGGCTATGTACAACATTTTGAGGATGTTGCTCCCAATCAAGTTCTGGTGATTGGTGAAGGACTGCTGGCAGATTTTAATCGTGACGATTCTGTTAACGACGTTGATCTACAACTTTGGACAACCCATTTTGGAGGCGAGGCAACCGATGAGGGCAGTCCAGGCGATGCCGACTGGGACGGAGATATCGACGGGGCTGACCTGCTAAAATGGCAGCGTCAGTATGGACGGACCCTAGCCAGCGGCATCCTTTCTGGAGTGGCTGGACTGAACAGCACCCTTGTCAGCGGAGCCGCGAACACGGTTCCCGAGCCTCACTGCTCGATAGTGATTTTGACCGTGTTGACGGCGATGACTTTGCCCCGAAGGGCCCTTGAAATTCAGACAAGATTCTTCGCAGGTATCGTCAAGTCAATTTAGCCTTACGGTGGGCAATTGAGGCCGAAGCTAAAAAAAGTAGCAGGCTGATCGAAGTCGGCTCGGGGACAGCAGTGGTCGCACCAAATGCTTGCGACCGGTCTGTTGTGGTCTTCCATAGCTCGCGCTGCCAGACGAGGAAGTCGGAGCCATCTGTGTCGCCGTCTCCGTCGATGTCACCTTGGTCATCTAGGGCATAGGCGTTGGCCCATATGCCATGGTCATCTTCGTCAACGTCTCCGTCGCCATCCAAATCTCCTAGGACGTCGGCAAAATGGGGTCGCAACACATCCATTTGGATACGATCCGATTGATTGGGCTGACCAAGATTATTGGGCTCCAAAGAGAAAAAGTAATTGGTATACCAAGGACCAGCGGCCCACCACGCCCAACCGAGCCAGACATCATCATTCGCTTCCATGTAGCTAAGCATGTTGTCGATTGCTTCGTCGCCAATTTGACTAGGACCGTTGCCAATCGTGGAATCGCCAACTGCGAACTCGCCTAGAAAGCCTCGTAAGTTGTTTGCTTGCAACCAGTTCGTGAAGTTCACGAGCCGCTCTTGTCCAATCGTGGCGCTGACGATGCCTTGGGAGCCACCAGAAGAATTGTTGTCGAGGTACTGATGGACATCAAAAGCGTAGTTGTTCAGGGGATCAGTAATATTAAGCATGTGAACGGCGTTGGGTCCGTTGTACCAGGTTTCGTTCCAAGCCCAGGCTCCCGACCATTGGTTGCCAGGGACGAGGATGAGATTCTCTGCGCCTGTCTCACGAATGGCGGCAATTGCGGCGTTTTCTGCTACTACCAGTTCAGAGGTCTGCATCGAATTGGGTTCATTCATTAAATTGAAAATGACCCTATCGTTGTCCTTGTAGTGATCCGCAATCTGAGACCAGAAGTCGGAAAACACAGAAATGGGGACATTTGGATCTACGCCAACGAGACCTTGGCTTGAGGTTTGGAAGTTATTCGGGTCGGGAAAGTATCGCATGAAATTGTGGGGATCGAGAATGACGTTTGCTCCCTGAGAGGTGGCGTAATTGACGAACGTGTCCATGCGACTCAACTCCGTAGCATCCAGGGGGGCCAATGCTGATCGCTGCAGTCGCTCCCAGCGAAACGGCAAGCGAAATGTGTTCATGCCCTCGCCTAGGAAGTAATCGACTTCAGCTGCAATAGGATACGTGTAGTGTTGGCCGTAATTTCCTGGTAGCGACGACTCACCAAATTCCGCTCCGAAGAGATTGACGCCTGTGAACCGAATCTGCCCCGAACAGTTCGCCGGATTCAGAAAAGTCGCGAAAGCAAGCGTAACACCAGCGATACCTAAACTGGATAGGCAGAATCCAACAATCGGCATCCAGCAGGATATGTAAATGTGTTTCATACGCATCGTAGGTGCCTTTCCGAAATAGATGAGAAGGCGAGATTAGATCGCAGCACGAGAAAAAGTGCATCGTATGAAAGTTGACTATTTCAAGTACTTGAACTAATCTAACAGGGATTCTCCTCAGCGTCAAATCCGCATCGAAATAGTTGTGATCTGTCGATGCCACCGGAAGGAAAAGTTCGACTGTGTTCGCTCGGTGCCT contains:
- a CDS encoding DUF1559 family PulG-like putative transporter, encoding MAKYKRSKFGFTLVELLVVIAIIGVLVALLLPAIQAARESARRMDCINKLKQMGIAVHNLVDAQGVLPTGGDGIFPEIEDYVTPYRSPDGKPNGPERQGLSAFYQILPYLEQNALHGLNNTSALQATTVTLYYCPSRRGATITEAQEASILGQPVALIDYATATPCTCKTPTCEQRFNPRDSVPLTPQIQAAHHGSATPPANNNGWSFFRGRAGGGSGGPDNSVYDGAIVRTRWRHDWGNHTNALARSRAYGLNNQAEIGFEAVTDGLSNTLVIGEKLVPSNQYDGGGYSDDKGWTDGWDPDTVRSTCFAPYGDSDAFVLSPTNSNMFGRAVDLWYFGSAHPGTFNAVFADGSCHSLSFDVDVELLNRLGARNDGQIVDLEF
- a CDS encoding CRTAC1 family protein translates to MVTEAAGINHDATAPGSPQAPTFAQVQAGGAAAGDFDGDGWVDLYVTRYFDKDVLYRNNRDGTFVDVSSTVFLGGIEDVETNGATWGDIDNDGDLDLAVATMNEGRHRLYINDGLGHLAEQGSSRGLLIDGGAVNTRGTSFSMGDYDNDGYLDMYVTAWKDFVPSATPLQARLFRNEGAANPGHFVDVTSSAGVAVDITSGVHAGKELSFTPRFSDLDRDGHLDIAVIADGKASRVFWNQGDGTFADGTAVAGINTGTNDMGFTLGDFNGDGLLDWFATSIGFDTGTHPSGNRLFLNNGNRTFSDATDAAGVREGGWGWAADAFDFDNDGDLDIAHSNGMTIAFPFQNQSVFFRNDGDREQPQLVDVATQVGITDQEQGRGLLTFDYDRDGDLDMFVVNYSGPPMLYRNDGGNVQDWLDVRTVGDTSNRGGVGAYLTVTPDLSEPDVFYVREMNANSNYLAQSEMMAHFGLGDVETIDQVTVQWPSGYVQHFEDVAPNQVLVIGEGLLADFNRDDSVNDVDLQLWTTHFGGEATDEGSPGDADWDGDIDGADLLKWQRQYGRTLASGILSGVAGLNSTLVSGAANTVPEPHCSIVILTVLTAMTLPRRALEIQTRFFAGIVKSI
- a CDS encoding glycoside hydrolase family 5 protein, which produces MRMKHIYISCWMPIVGFCLSSLGIAGVTLAFATFLNPANCSGQIRFTGVNLFGAEFGESSLPGNYGQHYTYPIAAEVDYFLGEGMNTFRLPFRWERLQRSALAPLDATELSRMDTFVNYATSQGANVILDPHNFMRYFPDPNNFQTSSQGLVGVDPNVPISVFSDFWSQIADHYKDNDRVIFNLMNEPNSMQTSELVVAENAAIAAIRETGAENLILVPGNQWSGAWAWNETWYNGPNAVHMLNITDPLNNYAFDVHQYLDNNSSGGSQGIVSATIGQERLVNFTNWLQANNLRGFLGEFAVGDSTIGNGPSQIGDEAIDNMLSYMEANDDVWLGWAWWAAGPWYTNYFFSLEPNNLGQPNQSDRIQMDVLRPHFADVLGDLDGDGDVDEDDHGIWANAYALDDQGDIDGDGDTDGSDFLVWQRELWKTTTDRSQAFGATTAVPEPTSISLLLFLASASIAHRKAKLT